From a region of the Desmodus rotundus isolate HL8 chromosome 7, HLdesRot8A.1, whole genome shotgun sequence genome:
- the HSCB gene encoding iron-sulfur cluster co-chaperone protein HscB isoform X2, with protein MWGGRIGALPRVWGFWQTGVLGRRPLSSNAASLKGNNSPQCWNCGGPGDLIRGDGFFCPQCRALQPPDPTRDHFSLMECNRSFRVDTAKLQHRYQQLQRLVHPDFFSQRSQTEKDFSEKHSTLVNDAYKTLLAPLSRGLYLLKLHGVEIPEGTDYEMDRQFLMEIMDINEKLAEAQSEAAMKEIECIVRAKQQELTDSVSRAFEQGLAEASVETIFEDIC; from the exons ATGTGGGGTGGGAGAATCGGGGCCTTGCCCCGGGTTTGGGGGTTTTGGCAGACAGGGGTCCTCGGAAGGAGACCGCTGAGCAGCAATGCTGCGTCACTGAAAGGAAACAACTCCCCCCAGTGTTGGAACTGCGGCGGCCCAGGGGACCTCATTCGGGGGGACGGGTTCTTCTGCCCACAGTGCCGGGCGCTGCAGCCACCTGACCCCACTAGAGATCACTTCAGCCTTATGGAATG CAACCGTTCCTTCAGAGTTGATACTGCAAAGCTCCAGCATAGGTACCAGCAACTACAGCGTCTTGTCCACCCAGATTTCTTCAGCCAGAGATCTCAG ACTGAAAAGGACTTCTCAGAGAAGCATTCAACCCTGGTGAATGACGCCTATAAGACCCTTCTGGCCCCCCTGAGTAGGGGACTATACCTT CTAAAACTCCATGGAGTAGAGATTCCTGAAGGAACAGATTATGAAATGGACAGGCAATTCCTCATGGAAATAATGGATATCAATGAAAAGCTTGCAGAGGCTCAGAGTGAAGCTGCCATGAAAGAGATTGAATGTATTGTCAGAG cGAAACAGCAAGAATTGACTGACAGTGTGAGCAGAGCTTTTGAACAAG
- the HSCB gene encoding iron-sulfur cluster co-chaperone protein HscB isoform X3: protein MWGGRIGALPRVWGFWQTGVLGRRPLSSNAASLKGNNSPQCWNCGGPGDLIRGDGFFCPQCRALQPPDPTRDHFSLMECNRSFRVDTAKLQHRYQQLQRLVHPDFFSQRSQTEKDFSEKHSTLVNDAYKTLLAPLSRGLYLVS, encoded by the exons ATGTGGGGTGGGAGAATCGGGGCCTTGCCCCGGGTTTGGGGGTTTTGGCAGACAGGGGTCCTCGGAAGGAGACCGCTGAGCAGCAATGCTGCGTCACTGAAAGGAAACAACTCCCCCCAGTGTTGGAACTGCGGCGGCCCAGGGGACCTCATTCGGGGGGACGGGTTCTTCTGCCCACAGTGCCGGGCGCTGCAGCCACCTGACCCCACTAGAGATCACTTCAGCCTTATGGAATG CAACCGTTCCTTCAGAGTTGATACTGCAAAGCTCCAGCATAGGTACCAGCAACTACAGCGTCTTGTCCACCCAGATTTCTTCAGCCAGAGATCTCAG ACTGAAAAGGACTTCTCAGAGAAGCATTCAACCCTGGTGAATGACGCCTATAAGACCCTTCTGGCCCCCCTGAGTAGGGGACTATACCTTGTAAG CTAA